GCAAGTCCGGTTTGTCCGGCATCCCTGACCTGGTGACGAAGATCAAGGGCGGTTCGTCCTCGCTCGTCGTCCAGGTGGTCGAAGCCATGACCACCAACGAGACCTTCTTCTTTCGCGACAAGGTGCCGTTCGATCACTTCCGCAACACGATCATGCCGGAGCTCCTGAAGGCGCGTGCCGCACGCAGGAGCGTCCGGATCTGGTGCGCCGCGGGATCGACGGGTCAGGAGCCCTATTCGCTGGCGATGTGCCTGAAGGAGATGGGCGCAGTACTGGCGGGTTGGCGGGTCGAGATCATCGCGACCGACCTGTCGCAGGAGGTGCTGGAGAAATCGAAGGCCGGCATTTACAGCCAGTTCGAGGTGCAGCGCGGACTGCCGATCCAGATGCTGGTCAAGTACTTCAAGCAATCGGGCGAGTTCTGGCAGATCAATCCTGAGTTGCGCACGATGGTGCAGCACCGCCAGCTCAACCTGCTGCACGATTTTTCCCAGCTCGGCGCCTTCGATGTGATCTTCTGTCGCAACGTGCTGATCTATTTCGATCAGGACACCAAGATCAACGTCTTCAACCGCCTCGCCAGATCGATGGAGGCCGACGGCTTCCTGGTGCTGGGCGCCGCCGAAACCGTGGTCGGCCTGACGGACGGATTCAAGCCGTTCCCCGAACGGCGCGGCCTGTATCGGCCGAGCGGCGCGCGGACGTCGGCGGCAGGAGCCGTCCTGCCGAGGGTCGCCGCCATGGCAGCGAGGCTTTGACCATGACGGAAGATGGCAAACTCGTCGAACGCGTCACGTTCAGCAGGGGCTTTGATGTCTGCATCATGGCCATCGACGGCACCTGGCGGCGCGACTGCCGGCTCGACGCCATCTCCGACACGGACGCAGCCCTCACAGTGGAAGGTTCCATTCAGGGGCTCAATCTAAAGGAGTTTTTCCTGCTGCTGTCGTCGACCGGGCTCGCCTATCGCCGTTGCGAACTGATCCGTGTCAACGGCACCGAACTGGACGTCGGCTTCCTCAAGGGCAAGCCGAGCAAGAAGCGATCAGCCTCCGGCGAAGCCGTCCGGGTCGGGGCCTGACCTAGCCCGCGCGTTCCGTCAAATCTGCCATCATCCCGAACTGAGCGCGGAACAGATCGCGATCTTATGTGTTGGAGCGCCAATGGCGCAATCTGCGTGACAGCCGTCCGCCGCGGCGCGGTCGTTTCCGGACCGGCGGATGAGTTCAGGATGCGTGTCGGGGTCTCGGAGTCGAGCAGCCGACCAAGCGCGGCACCGAGGCCAACGTCACAGGCTTTCAAGGCAGTGGATGCGACCATATAGCGTGGCATAACATCGTCCAGGACGAAGATGTTGCTGGCGGCGTCCTGCTCGGCGAGCAGGGCTTCACGCGCAATCACGGACTCGATCAGCCGTAGGCTCGCCTGGACGTGCCCGATCAGACGCAACCAGGTCCGCCACAATCATGTTGTAGGGATCATTGCCTTCGTCCGAGCACGCCGCAACGTTATCCGCCGCTGCATTTCTCATGCATGTTTCTCCACGACCTCCACTTTTAGGGAATGCGGTGCTACTTGTGCGTTAAGCGGACGTCCCGTACAAATACGGGTCCATTGATCGATACGGTCGAGAGATATCTTGTGGGGCTAAGCACCACGCTTCACCACTGATGGACGATGCACATGGCTGAGAATGGCGTTCCCCGCGGGGAGATTTTCGTAGTCGACGACGATCCTGCCGTTCGCGAGACGCTTTCCGTGGTTCTGTCGACAGCCGGTTACAAGGTGATCTGTTTTGCGGACGGCGCCGCGCTGCTTTCCGTTGCGCGAAGCAGGACGCCGGCGTGCATCCTGCTCGACGTGCACATTCCCGGCAAATCGGGTCTCGACATCCTGAAGGAACTGCACGGCGAGGACTATCCGGCGCCGATCTTCATGATCTCGGGGCAGGGCGATATCGCGATGGCGGTCAGCGCCATCAAGAACGGCGCGCTGGATTTCATCGAGAAGCCGTTCCGCGGCAACGAGATCGTCGCCCGGTTGAATGAAGCGATCGAGGCCTACACAAGGCGCCGCACCGAGACTTCGGCGTCGCGCATCGCCTCGCTGCATTTTCCGGGGCGCGAGCCGCTGACCCGCCGCGAGCGCGAGGTGCTCGAGCAGTTCACTTCAGGCGCGTCCAACAAGGAGGCCGGACGTCATCTCGGCATCAGTCCGCGCACCATCGAGGATCACCGCGCCAACATCATGAAGAAGCTCGGGGCGCGCAACGCCGCCGACCTCGTCCGCATCGTGATGACGGCACAGCGCCAAGCCTGATTTCCGCGCAACCTTCGAGAATTGCCGCGCTGATTGAAGCAGAGCCGGCATCCGCGAGCTCACATCCATAGCGCGATGAGATTAGGTTGAATCGTCATCGCGCTTTAGCTCTTTGTTTGAGCATGATCTCCGCGCAAACGCGTTCCGCGTTTGTCGCGAGGGAGAACCGCTTCACACTTTTCCGGATCATGCTCTAATCGGCGAGCGCCTTGCGGATCATCGCCGCGAGTTCCGACTTGCGATAGGGCTTGGGTAGCAGCAGCACGCCTTCGTCCAAGCGCCCGTGATGGATGATCGCATTCTCGGTGTAGCCCGAGGTGTAGAGGACCTTGAGGTCGGGCCTCATCCTGAAAATCCGTTCGGCAAGCTGGCGGCCGTTGAGCCCGGGCATGATCACGTCGGTGAACAGCAGATCGAAGGGCTTGCGGGCCTCGACGATCGCGAGCGCTTCATTGGCATTCGCGGCCTCCAGCGTGACATAGCCGAGACCGTGCAGTTGTGCGAGCACGTAGTCGCGGACCAGCTTGTCGTCCTCGACCACCAGGATCGTCTCGTGGCCGCCCTCGAATTCCAGCGCCGCCGCCTCCTCGGCCGCGACCCCCGTGCCGGAAGCCGCCGGAAGATACATGCGGATCGTCGTTCCGTATCCGTGCTCGCTGTAGATCTTGATGTGCCCGGCGGACTGCTTGACGAAGCCGTAGACCATGCTGAGGCCGAGCCCGGTGCCCTTGCCGGGGCCCTTCGAGGTGAAGAAGGGATCGAACACCTTGTCGAGCATGTCGGCGGCAATTCCCGTCCCCGTATCGCTCACTGCGATCATGGCATAGGGACCGGGCCGCACATCGCCATGCGAGCCGGCATAGCTCTCGTCGAGCACGACGGATGCCGTCTCGATCGTGAGCCGGCCGCCCTGCGGCATGGCATCGCGGGCGTTGAGCGCGAGGTTGAGCAGGGCGTTGGCGAGCCGATTGGGATCGACGACCGCCAGGCACGTCTCGTCCTCGAAGGCCGACTGGATCTCGACCTGCTCGCCCAGCGTCCGGCGCAGCAGCTTGGTGGTGTCGATGATCAGTGCGTTGACGTCGATCTCGCGCGGCTCGAGCGGCTGCTTGCGGGCGAACGCCAGCAGTTGCTGGGTGAGATCGGCGCCGCGCGACGCGGCCTCGTCGATCATCCGCGTGATCGCCGCGAGCTGCGGCTGGTCCTTTACGGCGTCGGCCAGGATCTCGATCGTCCCGGTGACGACGGTGAGGATATTGTTGAAGTCGTGCGCGATGCCGCCGGTGAGCTGGCCGACCGCTTCCATCTTCTCCGACTGCCGGATCCGATCCTCGGCGGCGATCTTTTCGGTGAGATCGCGGATGAAGCCGTTGAACACGAATCCATCGCGGGTCTTCAGTGCCGAGATGCTCAGCTCGGCGGTGAATTCGCTGCCGTCACGGCGCCGGATCTGCGCCTCGCGGCGGGGTTGGCGCACCCGTTCGCCGCCGGAGCTCAGGAATCCGGCGAGCGCCGTCCTGAGCGGGCCGTCCGGCCGGCCCATCAGGTCGAAGACGTTGCGGCCGATCGCCTCCTCGCGGGTCCAGCCGAAGATCGTCTCCGCCTGGGTATTCCAGTCGCGGATGATGCCGAACTGGTTGATCTGCACGAAGGCGTCGAGCGAGCCGTCGATGATGCCCCTCGCGAGCTGCGCGCTCTCGCGCAGGCTTTCCTCGGACTTGCGGCTCTCGGTCATGTCGTACGCCGACTTGACGATGCCGATAATGGCGCCCGACAGCGCCTTGATCGGCGCGGTCGAGAGCGACACGTCGACCGTGCTGCCGTCCTTGCGCAGGCGCACGGTCTCGCTTTCCTCGATCCGTTCACCGCGGCGGATCCCGCGAATGATATCGTCGATCTCGGTGCGCCGGTCCGGGGGCACGATCAGGGAGATATGTCGGCCGACCGCCTCGTCGGCGCTGTAGCCATAGAGCCGCTCGGCAGCCGGGTTCCAGCCGGTGATGATCCCCTCGAGCGACATCGTGATGATGGCGTCGTTCGAGGATTCGACAGCCGATGCGAACAGGTACTCGCGCTCGGCATGGTGGTCGCGCGCCGCCTCGGTGCGGCGATGCTCGGCGGCCTCGCGCTCGAGCGCCACCGTCTTGGCGTTGGCCTCGTCCATCACGCGGACGAAAGCGCGCGCCAGCACGCCGGTCTCGCCGCCGGCGTCGACCGGAATCGCCGCGGTGCCCTTTTCGCCGACGCGCTCGACGGCGGCGGTCAGTCGCGTGATCGGCCGGGTCAGCGATCGCGCGATCAGCCAGGCCAGGACGCCCGCGCCGAGCACCGCCAGCAGGCCGACCTGGATCGAACTGTTGCGGATCGCCATCGCTGGCGCCATGAAAACGGTATTGGGAACGGCTTCGATCACCGCGATCCATTGATGTCGGGCCAGCGTGGCCGGCGCGAGCGCGATCCCGATCCATTGTCCGGCGGGATCGCTGCTCATGGTCGAGGTGCTTTGCGTGGCTCCGCTCGCGGCTGACAGCGCAGGCATGTCGCGCTGCCAACTCGCCGGCCGGCCAAGCTGGGCGCCGAATTCGCGGCTGCGGCCAGGGTTCACGAGATAATTGCCGCTCGCGTCGACCACATAGGCCTGTTCGCCGGGCCGCACCGAGGCGCGAACGCGCTCGAGCACCGGCCGCATGTCGATATTGACGATGACGATCCCGAACGGCTTGCCGTCAGGCGCCGCGACCGGCTTGGCGACCATCATGGTCGGCGCCGGCGGCGTGTCGATGACGCCAGCCTCCTCGTTGAGGCGGATTGGAGAGACGTAGATGCCGTCGGCTCCCAGATTGATCGTGTCGCGGAAATAGGCGGCGTCGCCGACCTGCTTCAACTCCGCCTGCGGCACGATGCGGGCGGTACCGTTCGGACCGGAGCGGTCGACACGGACGAGTTCGCGATGACCGTCCGCAACTCCGATGAAGCGGAGTGAATAGGCGGGCTTCAGCGCCATCTGCACGGCGAGCCGGCCTTCCAGGCGCTCGCGCCACACCGCCTCCGTGGTGCGGTCGACAGGATCGATCCCGCCATTGAGCCGCGCGCGCATCAAGCCGTCGACGGCGGCGAGGTTATGGAACGTCGTGATGTCGGCGGGCGCGCTCTGGACGTACGCCTCGAGGGCAGCCGCGGCGAAGCGCGATTGCGCCTCGATCCGGTCGAGGACCCGCGGGATCAGGGCCTGCTCGAGGCTGCGATAGCTCAGCCATCCGACCGCGGAAACCGCGATCGCTACGAGCGCGATCATTGCGATGGCGAGTCTGCTGGTCAGCGTCATCGGCGCGGTCGCAGCTTTCCGCTTGTCCGGGCGCGCGAGGTGATGGGCCACCCGATACTCATGCGAATCCGCGGCCGGTTGCACTGCCGTTCCCCGCGCCCGGA
The DNA window shown above is from Bradyrhizobium sp. ISRA464 and carries:
- a CDS encoding response regulator produces the protein MAENGVPRGEIFVVDDDPAVRETLSVVLSTAGYKVICFADGAALLSVARSRTPACILLDVHIPGKSGLDILKELHGEDYPAPIFMISGQGDIAMAVSAIKNGALDFIEKPFRGNEIVARLNEAIEAYTRRRTETSASRIASLHFPGREPLTRREREVLEQFTSGASNKEAGRHLGISPRTIEDHRANIMKKLGARNAADLVRIVMTAQRQA
- a CDS encoding protein-glutamate O-methyltransferase CheR gives rise to the protein MTPPDYEYLRKLLKDHSGLDLSADKQYLIESRLLPLARKSGLSGIPDLVTKIKGGSSSLVVQVVEAMTTNETFFFRDKVPFDHFRNTIMPELLKARAARRSVRIWCAAGSTGQEPYSLAMCLKEMGAVLAGWRVEIIATDLSQEVLEKSKAGIYSQFEVQRGLPIQMLVKYFKQSGEFWQINPELRTMVQHRQLNLLHDFSQLGAFDVIFCRNVLIYFDQDTKINVFNRLARSMEADGFLVLGAAETVVGLTDGFKPFPERRGLYRPSGARTSAAGAVLPRVAAMAARL
- a CDS encoding PilZ domain-containing protein gives rise to the protein MTEDGKLVERVTFSRGFDVCIMAIDGTWRRDCRLDAISDTDAALTVEGSIQGLNLKEFFLLLSSTGLAYRRCELIRVNGTELDVGFLKGKPSKKRSASGEAVRVGA
- a CDS encoding PAS domain S-box protein, with the translated sequence MAHHLARPDKRKAATAPMTLTSRLAIAMIALVAIAVSAVGWLSYRSLEQALIPRVLDRIEAQSRFAAAALEAYVQSAPADITTFHNLAAVDGLMRARLNGGIDPVDRTTEAVWRERLEGRLAVQMALKPAYSLRFIGVADGHRELVRVDRSGPNGTARIVPQAELKQVGDAAYFRDTINLGADGIYVSPIRLNEEAGVIDTPPAPTMMVAKPVAAPDGKPFGIVIVNIDMRPVLERVRASVRPGEQAYVVDASGNYLVNPGRSREFGAQLGRPASWQRDMPALSAASGATQSTSTMSSDPAGQWIGIALAPATLARHQWIAVIEAVPNTVFMAPAMAIRNSSIQVGLLAVLGAGVLAWLIARSLTRPITRLTAAVERVGEKGTAAIPVDAGGETGVLARAFVRVMDEANAKTVALEREAAEHRRTEAARDHHAEREYLFASAVESSNDAIITMSLEGIITGWNPAAERLYGYSADEAVGRHISLIVPPDRRTEIDDIIRGIRRGERIEESETVRLRKDGSTVDVSLSTAPIKALSGAIIGIVKSAYDMTESRKSEESLRESAQLARGIIDGSLDAFVQINQFGIIRDWNTQAETIFGWTREEAIGRNVFDLMGRPDGPLRTALAGFLSSGGERVRQPRREAQIRRRDGSEFTAELSISALKTRDGFVFNGFIRDLTEKIAAEDRIRQSEKMEAVGQLTGGIAHDFNNILTVVTGTIEILADAVKDQPQLAAITRMIDEAASRGADLTQQLLAFARKQPLEPREIDVNALIIDTTKLLRRTLGEQVEIQSAFEDETCLAVVDPNRLANALLNLALNARDAMPQGGRLTIETASVVLDESYAGSHGDVRPGPYAMIAVSDTGTGIAADMLDKVFDPFFTSKGPGKGTGLGLSMVYGFVKQSAGHIKIYSEHGYGTTIRMYLPAASGTGVAAEEAAALEFEGGHETILVVEDDKLVRDYVLAQLHGLGYVTLEAANANEALAIVEARKPFDLLFTDVIMPGLNGRQLAERIFRMRPDLKVLYTSGYTENAIIHHGRLDEGVLLLPKPYRKSELAAMIRKALAD